In Caproiciproducens sp. NJN-50, the following are encoded in one genomic region:
- a CDS encoding glycosyltransferase: MLLLTSSFPFDSGEEFLGNELQFARGFDRIIVCPCGLKENSVRSRTLPEGVECIRIRRSSGGRGEYGALLRLPHVRGELLKLARTGRFSLARAHETLFFMKNAVSIFRALKQEKVILSADDVTIYSYWFYDTAAAGALLAEFLRSMGKRAKLVSRAHGFDVHEDRSSLKYLPMRDYLMESAAAVFPCSEEGAEILRKRCPQFAGKVRVSHLGTCDRGCRGGNTAGFRIVSCSYMVPVKRLHLIAGALRQADFPVRWTHIGSGPLESELKELAKMFPSCVRAEFPGAMSNADVLNFYQSGETAVFVNVSSSEGIPVSIMEACSFGIPVVATDVGGTSEIVKDGENGFLLRADFAPEELLRALSRIRSMSGDEYEKLCENSRSVWEDSFSAEQNYPEFYEVLADETDLPDLSGGR; encoded by the coding sequence ATGCTTCTTCTCACCTCGTCGTTTCCGTTTGACAGTGGTGAGGAGTTTCTTGGAAACGAGCTGCAATTTGCCCGCGGCTTTGACCGGATCATTGTCTGTCCCTGCGGGCTGAAGGAAAACAGCGTGCGTTCCCGGACGCTGCCGGAGGGCGTGGAGTGTATCCGCATACGGCGCTCTTCTGGCGGGCGGGGGGAATACGGCGCTCTTCTTCGGCTGCCGCACGTCCGCGGCGAATTGCTGAAGCTTGCGCGCACCGGGAGATTTTCCCTGGCGCGGGCGCATGAAACACTCTTTTTCATGAAGAACGCGGTGAGTATTTTCCGGGCTCTGAAACAGGAAAAAGTTATTTTATCCGCCGATGACGTCACGATTTACAGCTATTGGTTTTACGACACCGCGGCAGCGGGAGCGCTACTCGCGGAATTTCTCCGGTCAATGGGAAAAAGGGCAAAGCTGGTTTCCCGCGCGCATGGTTTCGACGTTCATGAGGACCGGAGCTCTCTGAAGTATCTGCCCATGCGGGACTATCTAATGGAAAGCGCCGCGGCGGTTTTTCCCTGTTCGGAGGAAGGAGCGGAAATCCTGAGAAAACGCTGTCCGCAGTTTGCCGGAAAGGTGCGCGTTTCACACCTCGGCACGTGCGACCGGGGCTGTCGCGGCGGAAACACGGCCGGGTTTCGCATCGTTTCCTGTTCTTATATGGTTCCGGTCAAGCGCCTGCATTTGATCGCGGGAGCGCTCAGGCAGGCTGATTTTCCGGTCCGGTGGACGCATATCGGTTCCGGTCCGCTGGAATCGGAACTGAAAGAACTTGCAAAGATGTTTCCCTCTTGTGTCCGCGCGGAATTTCCGGGAGCGATGAGCAATGCGGATGTCTTGAATTTCTATCAAAGCGGTGAAACGGCTGTTTTTGTCAACGTCAGCTCCAGCGAGGGAATCCCGGTTTCCATTATGGAAGCCTGTTCGTTCGGAATTCCGGTGGTCGCGACGGACGTGGGGGGAACCTCGGAAATCGTGAAGGATGGGGAAAACGGATTCCTGCTTCGGGCGGATTTCGCGCCCGAAGAGCTGCTTCGGGCGCTGAGCCGCATCCGTTCCATGAGCGGGGATGAGTATGAGAAGCTTTGCGAAAATTCCCGTTCCGTGTGGGAAGATTCCTTCAGCGCAGAGCAGAATTATCCTGAATTTTATGAGGTGCTGGCTGATGAAACTGATTTACCTGACCTTTCAGGAGGACGCTGA
- a CDS encoding O-antigen polysaccharide polymerase Wzy family protein, giving the protein MTGFSVKNSFRNTVLFGTVLLLMLTANFLTAFGGFFYEMAANLMFAANIVLNLAVACDLIPHVRRDFPFLVFVGTYNILLLGRVYVSFLAHYPEILYYLEAKDFYSLFTGLQVVTLSLLCIYAGYQLVGPFFANRERTIREKGWAAVSQNPILPIIRQISTAVLLISSLASFYTLMESILNVLRSGYLGSFTQVSASSIPSAISRLSMFFVPSFAVFLATMPDRRQLRLPMTVYGVYLLATLFTGRRNTFVCEAITILIYFVLRDSLNEKGKRVFKKRTVVGGGILAVVAMYLLQLLAEIRAYGLLSHRSFLDTVVNFLYSQGASFRVVIQTVNSWDLFDHGMTWKYLFYPFELFVHNNLITRSLFGLSPIIEVQTTAFVASTHNYAHALTYLVDPLRYLSGGGFGTSFVAESYVAFGFVGVVIVSAGVGLILRFFASMLTRSWVVTASCLLAIRDFVYIPRSFAFLWVTNVFNFTYLSFYIAIYFAALLVLRLGTHVRPAARRAELGEEGP; this is encoded by the coding sequence ATGACGGGTTTTTCGGTAAAAAACAGCTTCAGGAACACCGTTCTGTTCGGAACGGTTTTGCTGCTGATGCTTACTGCAAACTTTTTGACAGCGTTCGGCGGCTTTTTTTATGAAATGGCCGCAAACCTGATGTTTGCGGCGAATATCGTCCTGAATCTGGCTGTTGCCTGCGACCTGATCCCCCATGTCCGGCGCGACTTTCCGTTCCTCGTATTCGTGGGAACCTATAATATTCTGCTGCTTGGCCGCGTCTATGTGTCGTTTCTGGCGCATTACCCCGAGATCCTGTACTATCTTGAGGCGAAGGATTTTTACAGCCTTTTTACCGGGCTTCAGGTCGTCACGCTGTCCCTTCTGTGCATCTATGCCGGCTATCAGCTGGTCGGACCATTTTTCGCAAACCGGGAAAGGACGATCCGGGAAAAAGGCTGGGCGGCGGTTTCACAGAACCCGATTCTGCCGATCATCCGCCAGATCAGCACAGCCGTCCTGCTGATCAGTTCCCTGGCCTCGTTTTACACCCTGATGGAATCCATTCTGAACGTTCTCAGAAGCGGCTATCTGGGTTCGTTCACACAGGTCTCCGCCTCGAGCATTCCCTCCGCCATCAGCCGCCTGTCCATGTTCTTTGTTCCGTCCTTTGCCGTTTTTCTTGCGACTATGCCGGACCGCAGGCAGCTCAGGCTGCCGATGACGGTTTACGGCGTCTATCTGCTCGCCACTCTTTTTACCGGGCGCAGGAACACCTTTGTCTGCGAAGCGATCACCATTCTGATTTATTTTGTTCTCCGGGATTCTCTGAACGAAAAGGGAAAGCGCGTTTTTAAAAAGAGAACGGTGGTCGGCGGCGGGATCCTGGCGGTTGTCGCCATGTATCTGCTTCAGCTTCTGGCGGAAATCCGGGCATACGGACTGCTTTCTCACCGGAGCTTTCTCGATACCGTGGTCAATTTCCTTTATTCGCAGGGAGCGAGCTTCCGCGTGGTGATCCAGACGGTCAACAGCTGGGACCTGTTCGATCACGGCATGACATGGAAATACCTCTTTTACCCGTTTGAGCTTTTTGTCCACAATAATCTGATTACAAGGTCCCTGTTCGGGCTGTCGCCGATCATTGAAGTGCAGACCACGGCCTTTGTGGCTTCCACCCACAATTACGCCCATGCCCTCACTTATCTCGTGGATCCCCTGCGCTACCTGTCCGGCGGAGGCTTTGGAACATCCTTTGTGGCGGAATCCTATGTTGCGTTCGGCTTTGTCGGGGTCGTCATCGTCAGCGCCGGCGTGGGGCTGATCCTTCGCTTTTTCGCTTCGATGCTGACCCGTTCCTGGGTGGTGACGGCATCCTGTCTGCTTGCAATCAGGGATTTCGTCTATATCCCGCGCAGCTTTGCGTTTCTCTGGGTAACGAATGTCTTCAATTTCACCTATCTGAGCTTTTACATTGCCATCTATTTTGCCGCTCTTCTGGTTCTTCGGCTGGGAACTCATGTGCGCCCCGCGGCTCGAAGAGCAGAACTGGGGGAGGAGGGCCCGTGA